GGCTGGAAAGCGCCGATCAGCAGCACATTGGGGATCGAGGCCAGGTTATAGGCCACCGTGAACAGGCCCACCGCGTGCGTGTTGAGCACCCGGCCGATGATGACGCGGTCGAGGTTGCCGAGCAGCCAGTTCACCACGTTGGTGAGGAACACGGTGCGGCCGGTGGACAGCGTCTCGCCGCCGCCGGCATGCCGCCACAGGGGGCGCAGCGGATGGGGGCGGGCGCGATAGGTTGCGGCCAGCGCCACTGCCGACTGGACCACGCAGGCCGTGCCCAGCGCCCAAGCGCCGAAGCCGGCCAGCGCCAGCGGCACCCCGACCAGCAGATAGCCGGCCGCGTAGCTGGCCAGCTGGATCAGGCCCAGCGCGCGGAAGTTGAGGTCACGCTGCAGCAGGTAGGTGGCCGGCGCCGCGGCCGCGACCAGAAGGCTGGCCAGGGACAGCAGCTGCACCATGCCTTCCACCCGCGCGTCGCCGAAGAAGGCGGCCAGCGGCGCGGCCGCGGCGTACATGGCCGCCGCCGACAGGATGCCCGCGGCCATTTGCCAGGTGAAGGCGAAGCGGATGTCCTCCTCGCTCAGCCGCGACTGCAGCATCAGGCCATAGCTGAAACTGGCGCCGGAGAGAAAGCCGACGAAGGTGAGCACCGCCATGCCGATGCCGTACACGCCGAAATTGCCGGGGCCCAGCAGGCGCGCCAGCGCCACCTGCGCCACCAACTGCAGCGCGAAGCGCGCGACCGTGGTGAGCGCGCTCCACTTCAGCGCGCGTTCGGCCAGCGCTCCGAGCGCGCCTGTGGTCATGGGCCGGGCGCTCCGTAACGACGCAGGGCAATGCCCGACATCAGCGCCAGCGCGGCAAGAAGCATCGTGGTGCCGCCGCGGCGCGGGTGATCGGTGCCTTCATGCGCCGCGGCCTGGCGGGCGCCTGCGACCTCGTCGCGAGTGCCGGCCGCGGCACTGGCGATGAATCCGCGGGCGGGCTGCGGGCCCACTTGGGCGGGAGAAGGCAGGTCCGCCGGGCTCCTCCACTGGGTGAGGCCGGGCCGGAACGGCGCAGCGGCGTCGACGCATTGGGAATGGGCACTTTGCGCAAAGAAGGCAGCCTGCGCAAGCAGGCATACGACGATCGCAGTCACTGAACGGTGCATCCGGCGCTCCCCGATTTTTTCCTGCGTCACGCGCATGAGTCGCGAAGAGCCGACTGATGGCGCGATGCGGCGACACCGCCGCAGGCTCCAAAATCCTCTCGTCGTCTCGCGTGTGCCGCGATCTGAGGCATCCTAGAAAAACTCAGCGGCGCGCACTGTAGGACTCGGGCGATAGTTCCGGTGGCGCCGTGACGACAGGCGAGCGCGGACGCAGTTCGCGCAAGCAGTTCATGAACGACAATCGCCAGCAATGCGAACGCAACAGGCACGATTCCTCACCCTGGCCCTGGTTGTCGCGCTGCTCACCGGCACCCTCATGCCGGGCAGTTGGAAGCACGCCGCGCTCGACCCACTGCAAAGCCCGATCGATCTCTCGGCCATCGCCCAT
Above is a window of Ramlibacter tataouinensis DNA encoding:
- a CDS encoding oligosaccharide flippase family protein — encoded protein: MTTGALGALAERALKWSALTTVARFALQLVAQVALARLLGPGNFGVYGIGMAVLTFVGFLSGASFSYGLMLQSRLSEEDIRFAFTWQMAAGILSAAAMYAAAAPLAAFFGDARVEGMVQLLSLASLLVAAAAPATYLLQRDLNFRALGLIQLASYAAGYLLVGVPLALAGFGAWALGTACVVQSAVALAATYRARPHPLRPLWRHAGGGETLSTGRTVFLTNVVNWLLGNLDRVIIGRVLNTHAVGLFTVAYNLASIPNVLLIGAFQPAFMAAGAKLQDDRARLAQGWLLGVACAVVLGTPAAVVLALLSGDIVGFLYGDAWLESAWVLGVMFLCLPAWAAWGLSTPVLWNTQRKQHEFLLQLPVLALAAPAWWFFAPSGIRGIAIVSACVILGRSLVIVTAALRALELRWRAIASPAARGLALAALCALAVLAGQHATAGLASHLAALAAGGLAAAGAMLLVLVLRPSLLGAEALSAITRLAPRVAARITRNGTVAASRETAA